TTCTGTATGGAAGGGCCATCGCTCAACGGATAAAAGGTACTCCGGGGATAACAGGCTGATACCGCCCAAGAGTTCATATCGACGGCGGTGTTTGGCACCTCGATGTCGGCTCATCACATCCTGGGGCTGAAGTAGGTCCCAAGGGTATGGCTGTTCGCCATTTAAAGTGGTACGCGAGCTGGGTTTAGAACGTCGTGAGACAGTTCGGTCCCTATCTGCCGTGGGCGCTGGAGAATTGAGGGGGGCTGCTCCCAGTACGAGAGGACCGGAGTGGACGCATCACTGGTGTTCGGGTTGTCATGCCAATGGCACTGCCCGGTAGCTAAATGCGGAAGAGATAAGTGCTGAAAGCATCTAAGCACGAAACTTGCCCCGAGATGAGTTCTCCCTGACTCCTTGAGAGTCCTGAAGGAACGTTGAAGACGACGACGTTGATAGGCCGGGTGTGTAAGCGCAGCGATGCGTTGAGCTAACCGGTACTAATGAACCGTGAGGCTTAACCTTACAACGCCAAAGAAGTCTGGCGTGTTGAGAGAGACATTCAGCTTGTGACGGATAAACGTTCATGGCGTAAGCGGTGGACGAACAGAATTTGCCTGGCGGCTGTAGCGCGGTGGTCCCACCTGACCCCATGCCGAACTCAGAAGTGAAACGCCGTAGCGCCGATGGTAGTGTGGGGCCTCCCCATGCGAGAGTAGGGAACTGCCAGGCATCAAATTAAGCAGTAAGCCGGAACAATAATCCGGTGGTGTGAAGAAATTCGGTGGAGCGGTAGTTCAGTCGGTTAGAATACCTGCCTGTCACGCAGGGGGTCGCGGGTTCGAGTCCCGTCCGTTCCGCCACTTATTAAGAAGCCCTGAGTATTTACTCAGGGTTTTTTTTCGTCTGTACATTAATCATTGCCTTTTTAGCAAAAAACTCCTGCTGTTGTTGCCCTTTTTCACCTTAATTATTCCTCTCATACTCTCTGCACATTCAGAAGAGAGGTAAGAGATGACTGTTCCTGCATTGGGTTTAGGCACATTCCGTCTGAAAGATGACGTTGTAATCGCATCGGTAAAAAACGCGCTTGAACTAGGCTATCGCGCCATCGACACCGCGCAGATCTATGATAACGAAGCGGCAGTGGGGCAGGCGATTGAAGAAAACGGTGTGGCACGCGATAAGTTATATATCACCACCAAAATATGGACCGGGGATCTGAGCAAAGATCGCCTGATCTTAAGTCTGAAAGAAAGCCTTCAGAAATTAAGGACGGATCACGTCGATCTGACGCTGATTCACTGGCCTTCACCAGGAGGTGCCGTCAGCGTTAAAGAATCCCTCGGGGCGCTGCTTGAAGCTAAAGCACAAGGCCTGACGCGTGAGATCGGTATTTCTAATTTTACGATTGCGCTGATGCAGCAGGCTATCGATGCCGTTGGCGTCGATAATATCGCGACCAATCAGATTGAGCTGTCGCCTTATCTGCAAAACCGTAAGGTGGTTGAATGGGCGCAGGCGCGGGGAGTTCATATCACTTCTTATATGACGCTGGCCTATGGGAATGCGCTTAAGGATGAAACGATTATCCGAATTGCGCAGAAGCATAATGCCACGCCTGCGCAGGTCATCCTCAGTTGGGCAATGGCTCTGGGCTATTCAGTGATCCCCTCTTCAACGAAGCGCCAGAATTTAAAAAGCAATCTGGACGCTTTAACGTTGACGCTGGATGCGGATGATATGAAGGCCATCGCCGCGCTGGAGCGCAACGAGCGCCTGGTGAGTCCTGATGGCCTGGCGCCAGACTGGGATTGAAGGTAGCCCCCTGTTGGGGCTATTTTTTTACCCACTCGCTCAGAAAATCAATAAAGGTTCTGATGCGTGTACTGACGGCACGATCGCTGTAATAGACCGCACTGAACGGCATTTGTACTGGCAGCCTGTACTCTGCCAGCAATTCCACCACCTCTCCTCGCTCAATTTCTTTATCAATCATGTAGTCTGAAAGGCACGCGATGCCGTTACCGGTGAGGCACAGTTGCTTGAGCGTTTCGCCGCTGTTCGAGGTCATTCCCGGCGTAATTTCCAGTAACTGACCATCTTTACAGGCGACAGGCCAGGTGTTGAGGGAAACGGGCTCGGTAAAGCCCAGACAGACATGATCTTTAAGATCGCATATCGTCGCGGGCACCCCATAACGCTCAAGATAATCTGGTGCGGCCACGATTTTCCGGTAACTGGTAAAGAGCGGTCTTGCGCGCAGGCTTGAATCTGTCAGCGTACCTGCACGGATGGCCACGTCTACTTTTCGTTCTATCAGGTTTATAAAGGTTTCTGACGAGACCAGCGAGAGCGTAACTTCAGGATAGCGTTCGCGGAAGGGCTTAATCATGGGCAGCAATAAATGGAGGATCACTGGCGTAGCGGCGTCTATCCGCAACAGCCCGCGCGGCGTCTGGCGACTTTCCATCAGCTCGGTTTCGGCTGCCGCCATCTCCTGTAACACCTGCTGGACGCGGCGAAAATATCGCTCGCCTTCCTCTGTCAGGCTCAGCTGGCGCGTCGTGCGGTTCAGCAAACTGACGCCAAGTTTCATCTCAAGCTTCTTCACTGCGCGGCTGACGGCTGAATT
This DNA window, taken from Cronobacter universalis NCTC 9529, encodes the following:
- the dkgB gene encoding 2,5-didehydrogluconate reductase DkgB yields the protein MTVPALGLGTFRLKDDVVIASVKNALELGYRAIDTAQIYDNEAAVGQAIEENGVARDKLYITTKIWTGDLSKDRLILSLKESLQKLRTDHVDLTLIHWPSPGGAVSVKESLGALLEAKAQGLTREIGISNFTIALMQQAIDAVGVDNIATNQIELSPYLQNRKVVEWAQARGVHITSYMTLAYGNALKDETIIRIAQKHNATPAQVILSWAMALGYSVIPSSTKRQNLKSNLDALTLTLDADDMKAIAALERNERLVSPDGLAPDWD
- the yafC gene encoding DNA-binding transcriptional regulator YafC; protein product: MKASSDELIIFVAVVESGSFSRAAEQLNLANSAVSRAVKKLEMKLGVSLLNRTTRQLSLTEEGERYFRRVQQVLQEMAAAETELMESRQTPRGLLRIDAATPVILHLLLPMIKPFRERYPEVTLSLVSSETFINLIERKVDVAIRAGTLTDSSLRARPLFTSYRKIVAAPDYLERYGVPATICDLKDHVCLGFTEPVSLNTWPVACKDGQLLEITPGMTSNSGETLKQLCLTGNGIACLSDYMIDKEIERGEVVELLAEYRLPVQMPFSAVYYSDRAVSTRIRTFIDFLSEWVKK